From Triticum urartu cultivar G1812 chromosome 2, Tu2.1, whole genome shotgun sequence, a single genomic window includes:
- the LOC125538466 gene encoding uncharacterized abhydrolase domain-containing protein DDB_G0269086-like isoform X3, with protein sequence MGTHWGTMMNFTEDAPVKKGSVLLTRMESITAYKNQRGQPKSGTPEQSDIPVSANDMCSLAEWPSHARRNRALLQDEAGGQKKKGRGLLKGFKASKKRFANGSAKLNITFSEKLGGTVGMNYRSFKDDVVVIMKRKLPLIGVRTWSDIHPTIHRLIVADMIDRWDLEDTPETEEKVLKIAKERYRGWRSTLSSTYKAYKTDAARLANLPEDLQLEEWEWMIEYFGTDSKFQERSQMNADNRKKQKTKHIMGSKSYSKVSFEKRNLETGEEPDCIALWELTHTNDGTWSNTDSQKVYDKALEEVKNKQAETEGPLSSEQKNNIFQTACKDTLECKSLQPRGYGYMAKTSTSSEKFRIQIEEQARATAATQERNSQLSQQVNDLEDQLQAERANTQERINLERAEREQLEERLKEERAERERLLQEERTSRLELEKNMMAKFVELSKQMGTQQVPTKRIDKENSNPNLQNILS encoded by the exons ATGGGTACACATTGG GGCACAATGATGAATTTTACGGAGGATGCTCCGG TAAAGAAAGGCTCTGTTCTCTTAACAAGGATGGAAAGTATAACGGCATACAAAAACCAACGTGGACAACCCAAATCTG GAACTCCAGAACAATCTGACATTCCAGTATCTGCTAATGACATGTGTTCCCTTGCTGAATGGCCATCCCATGCTCGCCGCAACCGTGCGCTACTACAGGATG AAGCTGGTGGACAGAAGAAGAAAGGGCGAGGTCTTCTAAAAGGTTTTAAAGCATCTAAGAAGCGTTTTGCCAATGGATCTGCAAAGCTAAATATTACATTCTCTGAAAAATTGGGTGGTACAGTAGGAATGAACTATCGTTCGTTCAAGGATGACGTGGTAGTCATAATGAAAAGAAAGTTACCACTCATTGGAGTGAGGACGTGGTCGGACATTCACCCTACCATTCATCGACTCATTGTTGCAGATATGATA GACAGATGGGACCTAGAAGATACACCAGAAACAGAAGAAAAAGTTCTCAAAATTGCGAAAGAGAGATATAGAGGCTGGCGATCAACTCTAAGCTCCACTTACAAGGCATACAAAACAGATGCAGCTAGATTGGCTAATCTGCCAGAAGATTTACAACTAGAAGAGTGGGAATGGATGATTGAGTACTTTGGCACTGATTCAAAATTTCAG GAACGCAGCCAAATGAACGCCGATAACCGTAAGAAACAGAAGACAAAACACATAATGGGATCAAAATCTTACTCGAAAGTTAGTTTTGAGAAG AGAAACTTGGAAACTGGAGAAGAGCCAGATTGTATTGCTCTATGGGAACTCACCCACACAAACGATGGAACATGGTCTAACACAGATTCCCAGAAAGTTTAC GACAAAGCACTTGAAGAGGTTAAAAACAAACAAGCTGAAACTGAAGGTCCACTTTCAAGTGAGCAGAAAAACAATATTTTCCAGACCGCATGCAAAGACACTCTGGAATGCAAGTCATTGCAGCCTCGTGGGTACGGATACATGGCCAAAACTTCAACTAGTTCTGAAAAGTTCCGTATCCAGATTGAAGAGCAAGCTCGTGCTACAGCAGCCACCCAGGAGCGAAACTCTCAGCTCAGCCAGCAGGTCAATGACTTAGAAGATCAACTACAAGCTGAACGTGCTAACACACAAGAGAGGATTAACTTAGAGCGTGCTGAGAGAGAACAACTTGAGGAGAGGTTAAAAGAAGAGCGTGCTGAAAGGGAAAGATTGTTGCAAGAGGAGCGAACATCAAGGCTGGAATTGGAAAAAAACATGATGGCAAAGTTTGTAGAATTGAGCAAACAGATGGGAACCCAACAG GTGCCTACGAAGAGGATTGACAAAGAAAATAGTAATCCAAACTTGCAAAATATTCTTTCATAG
- the LOC125538466 gene encoding uncharacterized abhydrolase domain-containing protein DDB_G0269086-like isoform X2, giving the protein MTASTERTTSGARRQGTMMNFTEDAPVKKGSVLLTRMESITAYKNQRGQPKSGTPEQSDIPVSANDMCSLAEWPSHARRNRALLQDEAGGQKKKGRGLLKGFKASKKRFANGSAKLNITFSEKLGGTVGMNYRSFKDDVVVIMKRKLPLIGVRTWSDIHPTIHRLIVADMIDRWDLEDTPETEEKVLKIAKERYRGWRSTLSSTYKAYKTDAARLANLPEDLQLEEWEWMIEYFGTDSKFQERSQMNADNRKKQKTKHIMGSKSYSKVSFEKRNLETGEEPDCIALWELTHTNDGTWSNTDSQKVYDKALEEVKNKQAETEGPLSSEQKNNIFQTACKDTLECKSLQPRGYGYMAKTSTSSEKFRIQIEEQARATAATQERNSQLSQQVNDLEDQLQAERANTQERINLERAEREQLEERLKEERAERERLLQEERTSRLELEKNMMAKFVELSKQMGTQQVPTKRIDKENSNPNLQNILS; this is encoded by the exons ATGACGGCGTCAACAGAACGAACCACATCAGGTGCACGGCGTCAG GGCACAATGATGAATTTTACGGAGGATGCTCCGG TAAAGAAAGGCTCTGTTCTCTTAACAAGGATGGAAAGTATAACGGCATACAAAAACCAACGTGGACAACCCAAATCTG GAACTCCAGAACAATCTGACATTCCAGTATCTGCTAATGACATGTGTTCCCTTGCTGAATGGCCATCCCATGCTCGCCGCAACCGTGCGCTACTACAGGATG AAGCTGGTGGACAGAAGAAGAAAGGGCGAGGTCTTCTAAAAGGTTTTAAAGCATCTAAGAAGCGTTTTGCCAATGGATCTGCAAAGCTAAATATTACATTCTCTGAAAAATTGGGTGGTACAGTAGGAATGAACTATCGTTCGTTCAAGGATGACGTGGTAGTCATAATGAAAAGAAAGTTACCACTCATTGGAGTGAGGACGTGGTCGGACATTCACCCTACCATTCATCGACTCATTGTTGCAGATATGATA GACAGATGGGACCTAGAAGATACACCAGAAACAGAAGAAAAAGTTCTCAAAATTGCGAAAGAGAGATATAGAGGCTGGCGATCAACTCTAAGCTCCACTTACAAGGCATACAAAACAGATGCAGCTAGATTGGCTAATCTGCCAGAAGATTTACAACTAGAAGAGTGGGAATGGATGATTGAGTACTTTGGCACTGATTCAAAATTTCAG GAACGCAGCCAAATGAACGCCGATAACCGTAAGAAACAGAAGACAAAACACATAATGGGATCAAAATCTTACTCGAAAGTTAGTTTTGAGAAG AGAAACTTGGAAACTGGAGAAGAGCCAGATTGTATTGCTCTATGGGAACTCACCCACACAAACGATGGAACATGGTCTAACACAGATTCCCAGAAAGTTTAC GACAAAGCACTTGAAGAGGTTAAAAACAAACAAGCTGAAACTGAAGGTCCACTTTCAAGTGAGCAGAAAAACAATATTTTCCAGACCGCATGCAAAGACACTCTGGAATGCAAGTCATTGCAGCCTCGTGGGTACGGATACATGGCCAAAACTTCAACTAGTTCTGAAAAGTTCCGTATCCAGATTGAAGAGCAAGCTCGTGCTACAGCAGCCACCCAGGAGCGAAACTCTCAGCTCAGCCAGCAGGTCAATGACTTAGAAGATCAACTACAAGCTGAACGTGCTAACACACAAGAGAGGATTAACTTAGAGCGTGCTGAGAGAGAACAACTTGAGGAGAGGTTAAAAGAAGAGCGTGCTGAAAGGGAAAGATTGTTGCAAGAGGAGCGAACATCAAGGCTGGAATTGGAAAAAAACATGATGGCAAAGTTTGTAGAATTGAGCAAACAGATGGGAACCCAACAG GTGCCTACGAAGAGGATTGACAAAGAAAATAGTAATCCAAACTTGCAAAATATTCTTTCATAG
- the LOC125538466 gene encoding uncharacterized protein LOC125538466 isoform X1, producing the protein MVNCSPGLTPSPDQTTASSRAIGSELSSRFICAAGVMTASTERTTSGARRQGTMMNFTEDAPVKKGSVLLTRMESITAYKNQRGQPKSGTPEQSDIPVSANDMCSLAEWPSHARRNRALLQDEAGGQKKKGRGLLKGFKASKKRFANGSAKLNITFSEKLGGTVGMNYRSFKDDVVVIMKRKLPLIGVRTWSDIHPTIHRLIVADMIDRWDLEDTPETEEKVLKIAKERYRGWRSTLSSTYKAYKTDAARLANLPEDLQLEEWEWMIEYFGTDSKFQERSQMNADNRKKQKTKHIMGSKSYSKVSFEKRNLETGEEPDCIALWELTHTNDGTWSNTDSQKVYDKALEEVKNKQAETEGPLSSEQKNNIFQTACKDTLECKSLQPRGYGYMAKTSTSSEKFRIQIEEQARATAATQERNSQLSQQVNDLEDQLQAERANTQERINLERAEREQLEERLKEERAERERLLQEERTSRLELEKNMMAKFVELSKQMGTQQVPTKRIDKENSNPNLQNILS; encoded by the exons ACCAAACGACGGCGTCTTCACGGGCGATTGGATCTGAGCTCTCGTCTCGGTTCATCTGTGCTGCTGGCGTCATGACGGCGTCAACAGAACGAACCACATCAGGTGCACGGCGTCAG GGCACAATGATGAATTTTACGGAGGATGCTCCGG TAAAGAAAGGCTCTGTTCTCTTAACAAGGATGGAAAGTATAACGGCATACAAAAACCAACGTGGACAACCCAAATCTG GAACTCCAGAACAATCTGACATTCCAGTATCTGCTAATGACATGTGTTCCCTTGCTGAATGGCCATCCCATGCTCGCCGCAACCGTGCGCTACTACAGGATG AAGCTGGTGGACAGAAGAAGAAAGGGCGAGGTCTTCTAAAAGGTTTTAAAGCATCTAAGAAGCGTTTTGCCAATGGATCTGCAAAGCTAAATATTACATTCTCTGAAAAATTGGGTGGTACAGTAGGAATGAACTATCGTTCGTTCAAGGATGACGTGGTAGTCATAATGAAAAGAAAGTTACCACTCATTGGAGTGAGGACGTGGTCGGACATTCACCCTACCATTCATCGACTCATTGTTGCAGATATGATA GACAGATGGGACCTAGAAGATACACCAGAAACAGAAGAAAAAGTTCTCAAAATTGCGAAAGAGAGATATAGAGGCTGGCGATCAACTCTAAGCTCCACTTACAAGGCATACAAAACAGATGCAGCTAGATTGGCTAATCTGCCAGAAGATTTACAACTAGAAGAGTGGGAATGGATGATTGAGTACTTTGGCACTGATTCAAAATTTCAG GAACGCAGCCAAATGAACGCCGATAACCGTAAGAAACAGAAGACAAAACACATAATGGGATCAAAATCTTACTCGAAAGTTAGTTTTGAGAAG AGAAACTTGGAAACTGGAGAAGAGCCAGATTGTATTGCTCTATGGGAACTCACCCACACAAACGATGGAACATGGTCTAACACAGATTCCCAGAAAGTTTAC GACAAAGCACTTGAAGAGGTTAAAAACAAACAAGCTGAAACTGAAGGTCCACTTTCAAGTGAGCAGAAAAACAATATTTTCCAGACCGCATGCAAAGACACTCTGGAATGCAAGTCATTGCAGCCTCGTGGGTACGGATACATGGCCAAAACTTCAACTAGTTCTGAAAAGTTCCGTATCCAGATTGAAGAGCAAGCTCGTGCTACAGCAGCCACCCAGGAGCGAAACTCTCAGCTCAGCCAGCAGGTCAATGACTTAGAAGATCAACTACAAGCTGAACGTGCTAACACACAAGAGAGGATTAACTTAGAGCGTGCTGAGAGAGAACAACTTGAGGAGAGGTTAAAAGAAGAGCGTGCTGAAAGGGAAAGATTGTTGCAAGAGGAGCGAACATCAAGGCTGGAATTGGAAAAAAACATGATGGCAAAGTTTGTAGAATTGAGCAAACAGATGGGAACCCAACAG GTGCCTACGAAGAGGATTGACAAAGAAAATAGTAATCCAAACTTGCAAAATATTCTTTCATAG
- the LOC125538466 gene encoding stress response protein NST1-like isoform X4 has translation MESITAYKNQRGQPKSGTPEQSDIPVSANDMCSLAEWPSHARRNRALLQDEAGGQKKKGRGLLKGFKASKKRFANGSAKLNITFSEKLGGTVGMNYRSFKDDVVVIMKRKLPLIGVRTWSDIHPTIHRLIVADMIDRWDLEDTPETEEKVLKIAKERYRGWRSTLSSTYKAYKTDAARLANLPEDLQLEEWEWMIEYFGTDSKFQERSQMNADNRKKQKTKHIMGSKSYSKVSFEKRNLETGEEPDCIALWELTHTNDGTWSNTDSQKVYDKALEEVKNKQAETEGPLSSEQKNNIFQTACKDTLECKSLQPRGYGYMAKTSTSSEKFRIQIEEQARATAATQERNSQLSQQVNDLEDQLQAERANTQERINLERAEREQLEERLKEERAERERLLQEERTSRLELEKNMMAKFVELSKQMGTQQVPTKRIDKENSNPNLQNILS, from the exons ATGGAAAGTATAACGGCATACAAAAACCAACGTGGACAACCCAAATCTG GAACTCCAGAACAATCTGACATTCCAGTATCTGCTAATGACATGTGTTCCCTTGCTGAATGGCCATCCCATGCTCGCCGCAACCGTGCGCTACTACAGGATG AAGCTGGTGGACAGAAGAAGAAAGGGCGAGGTCTTCTAAAAGGTTTTAAAGCATCTAAGAAGCGTTTTGCCAATGGATCTGCAAAGCTAAATATTACATTCTCTGAAAAATTGGGTGGTACAGTAGGAATGAACTATCGTTCGTTCAAGGATGACGTGGTAGTCATAATGAAAAGAAAGTTACCACTCATTGGAGTGAGGACGTGGTCGGACATTCACCCTACCATTCATCGACTCATTGTTGCAGATATGATA GACAGATGGGACCTAGAAGATACACCAGAAACAGAAGAAAAAGTTCTCAAAATTGCGAAAGAGAGATATAGAGGCTGGCGATCAACTCTAAGCTCCACTTACAAGGCATACAAAACAGATGCAGCTAGATTGGCTAATCTGCCAGAAGATTTACAACTAGAAGAGTGGGAATGGATGATTGAGTACTTTGGCACTGATTCAAAATTTCAG GAACGCAGCCAAATGAACGCCGATAACCGTAAGAAACAGAAGACAAAACACATAATGGGATCAAAATCTTACTCGAAAGTTAGTTTTGAGAAG AGAAACTTGGAAACTGGAGAAGAGCCAGATTGTATTGCTCTATGGGAACTCACCCACACAAACGATGGAACATGGTCTAACACAGATTCCCAGAAAGTTTAC GACAAAGCACTTGAAGAGGTTAAAAACAAACAAGCTGAAACTGAAGGTCCACTTTCAAGTGAGCAGAAAAACAATATTTTCCAGACCGCATGCAAAGACACTCTGGAATGCAAGTCATTGCAGCCTCGTGGGTACGGATACATGGCCAAAACTTCAACTAGTTCTGAAAAGTTCCGTATCCAGATTGAAGAGCAAGCTCGTGCTACAGCAGCCACCCAGGAGCGAAACTCTCAGCTCAGCCAGCAGGTCAATGACTTAGAAGATCAACTACAAGCTGAACGTGCTAACACACAAGAGAGGATTAACTTAGAGCGTGCTGAGAGAGAACAACTTGAGGAGAGGTTAAAAGAAGAGCGTGCTGAAAGGGAAAGATTGTTGCAAGAGGAGCGAACATCAAGGCTGGAATTGGAAAAAAACATGATGGCAAAGTTTGTAGAATTGAGCAAACAGATGGGAACCCAACAG GTGCCTACGAAGAGGATTGACAAAGAAAATAGTAATCCAAACTTGCAAAATATTCTTTCATAG